TTGCGGCCTGCCGGAAGCCGGGCCGGCCTGATTGCCTGCTCCGGCTGAATCGCTATCGTTCTGCCCGGATCTGACCAGACACGATCAAACGAGACGAGGCCGACATGTCCCAATCCGCTCAGAATGCCATCTACCCGGTCGCCGCCGAACGCGCCGCGGCGGCGGGCATTGATGCCGACCGCCGTGCCGACATGTATCGCCGTTCGCTCGACACGCCGGATGAATTCTGGCGCGAGGAAGCGCAGCGGATCGACTGGATAGTGCCCTTCACAGAAGTCTCGGATGTCAGCTGGAACAAGGATGACCTGCACATCCGCTGGTTTGCCGACGGCACCCTCAATGCCAGCGCCAACTGCATCGACCGGCACTTGCCCGCGCGAGCCGATGACCCCGCCATCATCTGGGAGGGTGATGATCCGACCGTCGATGCGACCATCACCTATGCCCAGTTGCACGAGAAAGTCTGCCGCCTGGCCAATGGCCTCAAATCTGTCGGCGTGAAGAAGGGCGACAGGGTCACGATCTACATGCCGATGGTCCCGGAAGCGGCCTATGCCATGCTGGCCTGTGCCCGCATCGGTGCCGTTCACTCGGTCGTCTTCGGCGGCTTTTCGCCGGACGCGCTGGCCGGCCGTATCATCGATTGCGAAAGCCGTTTCGTCATTACCGCCGATGAAGGCCTGCGCGGCTCCAGACCAATCCCGCTGAAGGCCAATGTCGACAAGGCGGTCGCGACCGCCGGGATTGTCGACAAGGTGATCATGGTGAAACGCACAGGCGGCGCGGTTGACTGGGACGCCAGCCGCGATGTCGCCTACGAAGCGCTGGTCCAGGCGGCCAGCCCCGACTGTCCGCCCGAGCCGATGAATGCCGAGGACCCGCTCTTTATCCTCTACACCTCAGGATCGACCGGCAAGCCCAAGGGCGTGTTGCACACGACCGGCGGTTACATGGTCTGGGCCTCGATGACCCATGAATATGTGTTCGACTACAAGCCGGGCGAGATCTACTGGTGCACCGCCGATGTCGGCTGGGTCACCGGGCACACCTATATCGTCTACGGACCGCTGGCCAATGGCGCCACCACGCTGATGTTCGAGGGCGTGCCGACCTGGCCGGGACCGGATCGCCTCTGGCAGGTGGTCGACAAGCACCAGGTCAACACGCTCTACACGGCACCCACCGCGATCCGGGCCCTGATGCGTGAGGGGGATGGGCCGGTGAAGAAGCACTCCCGCTCATCCCTGCGCCTGCTGGGCACGGTTGGCGAGCCGATCAATCCGGAAGCCTGGAACTGGTATTACAATGTGGTCGGCGACGGGCGCTGCCCGATTGTCGATACCTGGTGGCAGACCGAGACAGGTGGCGCGCTGATCACCCCCCTGCCCGGTGCAACGGCGCTGAAACCGGGCTCGGCGACATTGCCGATCTTCGGGGTCGAGCCGGCCCTGATGGATGCCGAAGGCCAGCGGATCGCCGATAGCGGACCGGCCTCGGGCAATCTCGTCATCTGCCGCTCCTGGCCCGGTCAGATGCGGACCATTTACGGCGATCACCAACGTTTCATCGAGACCTATTTCTCGACCTATCCCGGCCTTTATTTCACCGGCGACGGGGCCCGGCGTGATGAGGACGGCTATTGGTGGATCACCGGGCGGGTCGATGATGTGCTCAACGTCTCCGGACACCGTCTCGGCACGGCCGAGATCGAGAGCGCACTGGTCGCCCACAAGGATGTCGCCGAAGCGGCCGTGGTCGGTTATCCGCATGACCTCAAGGGTCAGGGCATTTATTGCTATGTCACCCTGATGGGCGGACGTGTCGCCGCCGATGAGGATGTCGACCAGCTCAGGAAATGGGTACGCCAGGAAATCGGGCCGGTGGCGACACCGGACCTGATCCAGTTCGCCCCGGCCCTGCCCAAGACCCGCTCAGGCAAGATCATGCGCCGCATCCTGCGCAAGATCGCCGAGAACGAATTTGGCAATCTGGGAGACACGTCAACGCTCGCCGACCCCGGCGTTGTTGACGACCTGATCGAGAACCGGAAGAACCGTTAGGGTTCACCGGGGCTCGGTCGCGGGCGTGGAATGGCTGAGCCTGACTTCAACCCGTCCGCCGGCGAACGCGTATCCGCGTATGGCGACAAAGGCAGGGATGGCGCTGAGCTCGCCGACCACGAATCGTGGATCGAGGGAATAGGCGCCATCCGGCCCCGGACTGTCATCCACAGTCGCGATCAGATTTCGGTCGGCGTCATAGAGCCGTATGAACGGGTCCATGCCATCGAGTCCCATGACAGTCAGCTCATCGCCGCTCTCTGCGCCGCTGAGTGCAACCAGCACCCATTCATTAACCGGCACCTCGAGGCGCTCACCGACTTCCCCATCATCCGGCCACGCCAGACGCGCGGCCTCGTCCGCGAAATCGCCGACTGCCGGATATAAGTCCTGGCTACTGTAGGATTGCGTCGTACCATTACTGGGCAGGAGCGATGCACTGACCAGAGTAGCTGAGCCCGAAACCGCCTCCAGTCCGCGTTCAATGCAAAGCTGCCGCCGGCCTTCCAGTGCCAGGCGGTCGGTCTCCTCGACCGGCAATTCGAAACCGGGATAGGGGCCGGTCGCGACGTGATTGAAATTGAGTTCGCTCTGACACGGCAGGGAAGCACCGGTGCGAACGCGTCTCCGGTATTCGAGACGCAGGGAGTTATACTCCCACATCGCCTGACAGCCGAGCCGGGTCACAACCATGTCGTCGCGCTGGCCTTCCGGGTAGTCGAGAACACCCAACGCTTTGAGCACATCCAGATTGGCATCGATCTCGTCGCGATCCGGCGGCCTGAAATCGATCTCGTGGAAGCGCCCCAGCATGATCGTGCGATAGGTCTGATAGAGCTCGGACGAACGCATTGAGGACGCCACGCTGCGCGCCACCGCATCGTCGAGCACACAGCCGATGAAATTGCGGAGAGCGTCATCATTAATGGTGGCGATATTGCCGAACTTCCCGCCCGGGCGAGACACGCCATTATTGGTACCCAGCGCCAGCAACTCCTCGTCAAACCCTTCCAGCATGGCATGCAGGTCGAGCGCGACAGTGCGGGTGTCAAAGACACTGAAGCGATGGACATCGGCCTCGAGCGCGGACACCGACTCGGCTTCTTCCTGGTTCTGGATGGAGCGGGCAAGCCGCAGGATATCGTCGGGCGAAATGATCAACGCGGCGATCAGCATCATGCCCAGGAACCGCATCACGCCGTCATTGGACTTCAGAGCAAAGGCAAAGATGAGCGCTGCGCCGGCAAGTGCGATGACCGCTTCGAACACCCGATTGAAGGGAAAGGCGTTGAGCGCATAGACAAGGGCGAACACGACAATGACGGCGAAACTGACCCAGAAGCTGCGCATCGCCAATCGTTCCAACAGGTTGTGCCAGTCGGGACTTTCCCAGAAACGCCAGCGGATCAGGCCACCCTTTCCGGTTTGCGGTGCCTGACCTGGCCCTTCTTCCGGTGCGCCTTCGGGCGCCTTCGCTGCAGCAGCCTGCTCCTCGTCGCGCTCCGACATGTCACGCCCCTCCATTCAACCCGAGCGCACACTATACCAATAGTCGACCTGAGCGCGAATCACTTTGGGTTGCCGGGCACAAGCCGGCCCACACCGGTTTTCCCGCGCTCTGTCGGCCCAGCCCCTCGCCGCCCCGGACAAAAGCCGCTATAGCCAAGACAGTCCCTACCCGCCGAGCGGAGTTTATCGTGCGTATCCGATTTGCCTTACTTGCCCTGACCTCCATTGGCGCGCTGTCTGCCTGTGCCACCGAAACCGTGCCCATGTGCCGGGCCCCGCTGGGGTATGAGATGGCGGCCTTCTCGGCCATCATCAGCCATAACGAGACGGCGGTCGCCGATGCGCTGGCGCCGGGACTGGTGCAAAACGCCTTCATTTCGCGCGATCCGATGATCCGCGCCCATGTCTGGGGCAGTGAGGGCAATACACGCGGCACGGTGACCGGCATGCTGAGCCAGCCGCCACTGTGCATTTTCGACGATCCGGGCTTTGTGGCGACCGAGGCCTCGCGCCAGATCCTGGTCTATCCGCAGCGCCGTTACGACCGGGTCGCACCGGCCCCGGAAACGCCACTCCTCGACGCGCCCTTGCCTTATGGCACCTATCGCGGCGACTACATGACTTGCCGCTTTGAACAGACGGCAACGGGCTGGAAGCTGGCGGATCTGTGCGGTTACCGGATGCCGGGCACGGGTGTGACAGGCTAGCCAGGCGCAGGTTTCTCCCGGCTCTTGTCATCCCAGATGGACGCCCGGCGCAGGCCGGGCGAAAGTCAGGGACCTAACTTGTGGCCGCCACATGGGTCCCCGCCTTGCGTCCGGCCTTCGCCGGACATCCAGCGGGGATGACAATTGCAGAGGGTCGCCGCCCCCCAAACAAATACGGGGCCCGGGCCGGTCATTCGACCTCACCCGGACCCCGCGCCTGAGACGACCAACCGTCATCAGCCTGTTTGTTGTCAGTCCTCGAATTCCATCAGCTTCATCGGCGCCTTGAGTTCGGCCGTGAGGCGGTCATAGGCCGGCAAGGTCAGGAATTCGGCGAAGTCCTCGGACAGGACCAGCCCGGTCAGGATATCAGCAGCGGCGCGGATGCGATCGCACAGCTCGGTCTGATCCGGCACTTCATCCTGGATGGTCGAGCAGATGTCCTCGATCTTGTTTTCCAGCATCGGGCCGGTGAGCGCGGTGCCTTCCTTGGTGGACTGACCGAAGGTGCGCCATTGCCACAGCTGGGCACGGGCGATCTCGGCTGTCGCGGCATCCTCCATCAGATTGCGGATCGGCACCGCTCCGCGTCCACCCAGCCAGGCGGCGATATAGCGGATGGCGACGTCGATATTGTCGTTGACGCCAGCATCGGTGATGTCGCCGGCCGGAGCCTCGAGCAATTGCTGCGTGGTCACCGGACGCTCGTGCGGGTCGGCCGGACGGTCGAGCTGGTTGGGGCCCTTCATGCGTTCGTTGAAGACTTCCATGGCAACAGGAACCAGATCGGGGTGAGCGACCCAGGTACCGTCATGGCCATTCTTCACTTCACGCAGCTTGTCCTCGCGGACCTTCTCGGTCGCTGCCGCATTGGCAGCCGGGTCATTCTTGACCGGGATGAAGGCCGACATGCCGCCCATGGCGTGGGCACCCCGGCGGTGACAGACGGCCACCACACGGCGCGAATAAGCCGCCATGAAGGGTGAACTCATGGTCACGGCCGAACGATCCGGAAGGACATGTTCCGGGCGCGACTTGAGGCGCTTGATATAGCTGAAGATATAATCCCAGCGGCCGCAATTGAGGCCGACGATATGGTCTTTCAGCTCGTACAGGATCTCGTCCAGCTCGAAGGCTGCCGGCAGGGTCTCGATGAGAACCGTGGCGCGCAGCGTGCCGCGCTCCAGGCCGAGCTCGTCCTCGGCATGCTGGAAGACCAGGCTCCACAGACGCGCTTCCAGCCGGCTTTCCAGCTTGGGCAGGTAGAAATACGGCGCCGTGCCGCGTTCCTTCAGGGCCGCGTGATTGTGGAAGACATAGAGGCCGAAATCGAACAGCGAGCCGGAGATCGCCTGGCCGTTGACATGAACATGGCGCTCGTCGAGATGCAGGCCGCGCGGACGGACGATCAGGACTGCCGCGTCATCCTTAACCTGATAGCGCTTGTTGTTCTTGGGATCGGTGAAATCGATCTCGCGGGTATTGGCGTCGCGCAGATTGATCTGGCCCTCGATCAGGTTCGACCACAGCGGTGATGTCGCGTCCTCGAAGTCTGCCATGAAGCATTTGGCGCCGGAATTGAGCGCGTTGACGACCATCTTGCGGTCGACCGGGCCGGTGATCTCGACGCGACGATCCTGCAGGTCGGCGGGGGCCGGACGGACCTTCCATTCGCCTGAACGGATGTCGACGGTTTCGTGCGGGAACATCAACAGCGCGCCCTGGTCGAGCTCGGCCTGGCGCTCCTTGCGGTAGCGCAGCAAGGACTGGCGTCGCTTTTCGAAACGACGGTGCAGGCCGGCCAGGAAGCCGAGTGCTTCATGGCTGAGAATGTCGCGATAGCCGGGCTCGAGATGGCCCAGGACTTCGACGCCGGAAGGGGCAATGAGGGTCATGTCAGTCTCCTGGATGGGGCGGAGAGAAGACCGGGGTGCGCTCGGAGGGACCGCACCCCGGAAAGGAGCAGTGAGTGAGGCGTTACTCGGCTGCGAACTGGGCTGACTCGGTGGATTCGCCCATGGCCGTGGTCGAGGCCTTGCCGCCGGAAATGGCCAGCGAGACCTTGTCGAAATAGCCGGTGCCGACTTCGCGCTGGTGACGCGTTGCGGTGTAGCCATCGGTTTCGGACGCGAACTCGGCCTGTTGCAGCTCGGAATAGGCACCCATGCCACGCGACTTGTAGCCGCGAGCCAGTTCGAACATGCCGTGGTTGAGCTGGTGGAAGCCGGCCAGGGTCACGAACTGGAACTTGTAGCCCATGGCGCCGAGTTCCTGCTGGTAGGTTTCAATCGTGGCCTTGTCCAGATTGGCTTCCCAATTGAAGGACGGCGAGCAGTTGTACGCCATCATCTTGCCCGGGAATTCCTTCTGGATCGCCTCAGCGAAGCGGCGGGCTTCGTCGAGATTCGGCTTGGAGGTTTCCCACCACAACAGGTCGGCGATCTTGGCATAGGCCAGGCCACGCTTGATGCAGTGATCAACGCCAACGCCTTCCTTCAGGCGGAAGAAGCCTTCCGGCGTGCGGCCAGCGTCGAAATCGATGAATTCATGGTCGCGCTCGTCGATGTCGGAATTGATCAGGTTGGCGGATTCGGCATCGGTCCGGGCAACGGTGATCGTCGAGACACCCATGACATCGGCGGCGAGACGGGCCGCAGCGAGATTGCGCTCGTGCTGGCTGGTCGGGATCAACACCTTGCCGCCCAGATGGCCACATTTCTTTTCGGCTGCGACCTGGTCTTCGAAATGGACGCCGGCAGCACCGGCTTCGATGAAGG
The window above is part of the Maricaulis maris MCS10 genome. Proteins encoded here:
- the acs gene encoding acetate--CoA ligase; its protein translation is MSQSAQNAIYPVAAERAAAAGIDADRRADMYRRSLDTPDEFWREEAQRIDWIVPFTEVSDVSWNKDDLHIRWFADGTLNASANCIDRHLPARADDPAIIWEGDDPTVDATITYAQLHEKVCRLANGLKSVGVKKGDRVTIYMPMVPEAAYAMLACARIGAVHSVVFGGFSPDALAGRIIDCESRFVITADEGLRGSRPIPLKANVDKAVATAGIVDKVIMVKRTGGAVDWDASRDVAYEALVQAASPDCPPEPMNAEDPLFILYTSGSTGKPKGVLHTTGGYMVWASMTHEYVFDYKPGEIYWCTADVGWVTGHTYIVYGPLANGATTLMFEGVPTWPGPDRLWQVVDKHQVNTLYTAPTAIRALMREGDGPVKKHSRSSLRLLGTVGEPINPEAWNWYYNVVGDGRCPIVDTWWQTETGGALITPLPGATALKPGSATLPIFGVEPALMDAEGQRIADSGPASGNLVICRSWPGQMRTIYGDHQRFIETYFSTYPGLYFTGDGARRDEDGYWWITGRVDDVLNVSGHRLGTAEIESALVAHKDVAEAAVVGYPHDLKGQGIYCYVTLMGGRVAADEDVDQLRKWVRQEIGPVATPDLIQFAPALPKTRSGKIMRRILRKIAENEFGNLGDTSTLADPGVVDDLIENRKNR
- the aceB gene encoding malate synthase A: MTLIAPSGVEVLGHLEPGYRDILSHEALGFLAGLHRRFEKRRQSLLRYRKERQAELDQGALLMFPHETVDIRSGEWKVRPAPADLQDRRVEITGPVDRKMVVNALNSGAKCFMADFEDATSPLWSNLIEGQINLRDANTREIDFTDPKNNKRYQVKDDAAVLIVRPRGLHLDERHVHVNGQAISGSLFDFGLYVFHNHAALKERGTAPYFYLPKLESRLEARLWSLVFQHAEDELGLERGTLRATVLIETLPAAFELDEILYELKDHIVGLNCGRWDYIFSYIKRLKSRPEHVLPDRSAVTMSSPFMAAYSRRVVAVCHRRGAHAMGGMSAFIPVKNDPAANAAATEKVREDKLREVKNGHDGTWVAHPDLVPVAMEVFNERMKGPNQLDRPADPHERPVTTQQLLEAPAGDITDAGVNDNIDVAIRYIAAWLGGRGAVPIRNLMEDAATAEIARAQLWQWRTFGQSTKEGTALTGPMLENKIEDICSTIQDEVPDQTELCDRIRAAADILTGLVLSEDFAEFLTLPAYDRLTAELKAPMKLMEFED
- the aceA gene encoding isocitrate lyase, which translates into the protein MTTFAELVPNTADDRFNGIERPYSPEDVQKLRGSITISQTLAERGANKLWELLKTEPYINALGALSGNQAMQMVRAGLKAIYLSGWQVAADANTAGTMYPDQSLYPANSAPELAKKINRALQRADQIEVSETGEASRDWFAPIVADAEAGFGGTLNCFEIMKAFIEAGAAGVHFEDQVAAEKKCGHLGGKVLIPTSQHERNLAAARLAADVMGVSTITVARTDAESANLINSDIDERDHEFIDFDAGRTPEGFFRLKEGVGVDHCIKRGLAYAKIADLLWWETSKPNLDEARRFAEAIQKEFPGKMMAYNCSPSFNWEANLDKATIETYQQELGAMGYKFQFVTLAGFHQLNHGMFELARGYKSRGMGAYSELQQAEFASETDGYTATRHQREVGTGYFDKVSLAISGGKASTTAMGESTESAQFAAE